In Apis mellifera strain DH4 linkage group LG10, Amel_HAv3.1, whole genome shotgun sequence, the genomic window catattaatatgtgttttatattcattaaaaaatcatataaacattgcacttttttttcatgttattattgtatattagtaattttttttttattcattattttataatattaatttctttgaataaaatcattacgactattatttattatcaacttaattttatataaaaatttgaactttattttaaataaatattcaaatatatattatttcatcaaatttaattccatggcacataatatgttattgaaatagcttattattaacaattgctAATGAATGCTCATTCATCATGggcattagaaaaaaaaatttgatagaaagaaaaaataataatatccgaAATCGaatcttatatttatgtataaatacgaGAATACGAAAATCTAagtcaataatttttcctattGCTTATATTGTATGCTTTGTTCTGGTTTCAATTCAGTTTATCAAGTAACGTTTATGTAgcgtatatcaaaaataaaaaaaaaaatatgtaaaaaaaaaattaatgaatttgtatttattttgagtatatttaaaagcaattgtaataatagtatgtattttttatggaTATGTGATATTAATGTGTAATatcgattcaaattattaatatattatgatattcagATCGATTACTTCTCTCtgcataagaataaaaaatattgaatgcaagtaaaataaagataatgattTGTTAGTGATTTGATTGGTTCATTTAATaatctgaaatttaaattgattcaattattaatatcattagtatttcagattttcttgtacatatgaaaataattaaaaaaacaatgtaaaaaaatatattcaaagtttccaattcaaaatctaatagaaatatatttatttctataaatttcggcaaattgaatgaaatacatttatcgatccatctattttaaataaaatatttgtataatcatTCGAATAttgtagaatttataatttatccaaaataagtttctattaaataactaGTTATATGGATTTCAATTTGCAAGCAACATTGCAGTATGCATCTAACTAAGCTTTTCGCTTTTTCGCcgtttcattttatctaatataaacttaaatacttataattatattgttaattaaatagtatcatatcagatatatatgtatattaatttttttcatcgttttaatatttaaaatccaaaGATGTcccacatttttataaatattctatatatcatatataaaaaaaattcaataaagaactataataatcataaaaccAATATGAATCAAAACTGATGTATTCATAAAAAGTATATCATTTTGATTTCTATAATAACTGTTTCAAGAATAGAAAtcgatatcataattattttgtatttttagattctgctttataaacaatataattgcattaaattttaattatcataattaatattaataaaattatgtcataatagaataattaatattaatagccttatgtcataataaaataattaaaaaaagtctatgaaaaaataattttttgataaattcattatctatattttatataaaatatgtctcataattcaattaaactaATTGTAAACCAAACCTAAGCAACTGGCAGCTTACAAATCGCACGaatctttctattatattcctatggggatattatatatattatatatttatatggaaaatatggaaaagagAATATAGATTGCCAATCgtggatatattatttagtaagaattaaaacaatgatgagaaaaaaagttgtccaaatttaatttaaactatatataaattaataattttaatattaaaattttttatagtagtATTTCAACCTAATGAAAtactaattaaattcaatataaattcaatatactttgttcaatatttaaataaagttaaaaaaatttttaattaaaatgattaaatatgattatttattaaataattttttattttgttttttattattatcaaagttaattttaaaacattaaataatcaatgatGATTATCATAATGATTAAGTtccaatacaaaattaatttaattatatagtaaatattataaataataataaattattaaataaataagtaaataaattattataaactggaaacataaaaaaattattacattatttttcattaaaactgATTTTTAtgcatcaaataaattttctaattaataattaattatcaatttcaaattttgctttttccttttctattgtttcagtttatttttttctcttatatttattcttatatttattgttttatttttttttttatttatgatatttttcatttaaaatattgaattagcgtttttatttttcaaatatagtaatcaaaagaaaatcaacattattcaattttcagatATTAAAGCTGTAAGATAATAACTCATATCTTGTACTTATCGAACCATTATTAAGTAAatgataatcattatatttatattttatataatattattataaatgcaatattttacatatattctgaaaatgtgtaataattaaagttcgatttgttttgtaataataaatattacattaatattgaggataattaattatcttagttgtttaatatatcaaaaacaataatatataatatgtttataaatatttaatatatttctatgaaaattattttataaattttttatatattgtgattgtgtatataaaattacaatatttaatacctacaatattaaatacctACTTATAATTTGTAGATTGGCATTCTTGGTAAGGTTCTGAAAATtccataaaatcataaaataaaaaggaaataccTGGAATATCGGCATATTGGTGATCTGCGTGGACTTCTTGAACAGGACctaaaaaaagtaagaaaaactGTTGTATGTTTCAAACTGTTAATATGTTCCTGATCACCATGTTTCActttgatttctttctttactcGCACCtgaaaattgcaattaataaagatagaaaaatcttACCTTGGATAACGACCCAATGATCTCCTTCGAGGACTGCGAGATCTGGACCtataaatttgtcaaaaaaatatatataatatataaatcctgttgttcattaaatatattcacaaagaaattacaatgaggaaaataattgaattataaatttctgctATAACCAAAATTGTCCTAATATTTTCTcatgcaatataattaattacttttggctaacttcataaattttcaaattttatataaaaatttttgttttaatattatttaatatattttaattagtattattttaatttatcaaatctttaatttattatttatagtatgaATAgccaaaagaataaaaacattaaattatttataataaatataatatattttatttgcatccttatataaaataattttttaaaatatcaattcaaattctttttgtgcataaaaaattcattaaaattcatgcatcatttcttaacatttttatttgctaATTGCATTATAATACCTACTTGGTAAAACACTTAAACATTTAcagttcaaatataatatatagatttaacattaaaatctcTTACCTGGAATATCTTGGACCTGGTCTTCGTCCACCACCTCCACGTCTGCTTCTTCCTGAAGACATTTCTACTCTTACTCTAGTTCCACAACAGCgtctataaaaatacaattatattattattaattattattattttattaattattttacaattatattattgaaattcatattattattattattttaattattttataaatatatattaataattattatcatttaatactCACGTTCCATCTAATCCCCTAACTGCATCTTCTGCATCTCGTGGATCTTCAAATTCTACAAAAGCAAATCCCGGTGGATTTCTAGCAACCCACACATTTCTAAGTGGACCATATTTACTAAATGCACTTTCAATTTCATGTTTACTAGCACTATTTCCTAAATTACCGACATAAACTTTACATGAAAGATCCCATTCACGATAACGTGACATTTTCGTctgtaaataacaaatattttttctttaatattaaaataaattgcaatcaattaattcatattttaaatacatacattttaaaaaagaaaatattccatgTAAATAGATATACTATTTcctacataaatttatttttaaattcaataactgATTAGAAATTAACAtccacaattaatttaaatatatttataaaatatcgattaataataaaaataatacatataatattaataacacaaaatgaaatataatatatatatatatattgttttacaattaatttaatcttatataataaacttacGAATAAACAATCTAATTTATCACAACttgtaatggaaaatttaacataCCACCATGTTGATCTCTCAATTTGTAGTAACAAactaattatatcaattcgaatattgaatcaatatttaaatttatcaaaaaaattttatatcatttgcaACATTGTTGTATATAacgattattttgttttaattattatttgaataagtgTATGAATATCATGAAAGATAAGAATCTAATTGGACacaatagaaattttgaaaaaatttccctattcatttacgatatttttaagaataaatacaaatgtaatgtttttaattaaatatattttacttacatttttaaatggataaatttattaaatagattaaaaaatcttgtaataaataaaattgttctttcaagtacacaaatataatagtaagTATAGCAAAGCTAAAAAGTTGGCATCAAATAAGAGTTCTTTACATGTTCACCTTTAAGGCTAGTTCAGACATGTTTAGTAATTTAATCGAGTTACAACCAACTAAATCGATTTAATAGAAAAGTGtccaaattaatatatttaaattttgaaaatcgaaaagataaataatgaaattcaataaataaaattgaaaatatataaagaaaacttctaaaaaaaaaaaaacaaaaaaaatagtatatggaaatatacaaaaatatttatttatttatctatcaacaacgatatatatttattaaattatatattatatattatatatatttatttacataaataaaaatataaattataaaaataaaatatttttatttaattataattttttattcaaactttttcgaataaaaaacaaaactaatttaaatacataattattattattaataattaatatttattatatattatatttattgttacataatatatatattattattaataagtaaataataataaattaataaataataataagtaataataataataatagttttaaaaaattgcaataatttttcagatatattttcagtttcatatttttttgaattaataacttttgaatttattatcactttttgttttattataaaattatttttatgttatatttttgtaattatatgatattcatTACTatgttgaaacaattttttcttttttattcataatattttattatcaaaaatatataattaaataataaataaacaaaaataataaataataaataaatataaatataaataaataataaaaaataatttttctatatttctattatgttctaatattaaaaaattataatattaaaaaaataatactgacgaattttcaatttttttttaaaatagaattataaactatttgattgtttaaattttattcactcTAAATTTgatgacttttttttaattataaaaaaaaattaaaaaaaataaaaaataaattatgaaaaaagaataagaaaaattaaaataaaaaaagaaaataagcaaaatccggataaaaaaaagaatatgttttctttaaaacaaatattctgatgttattgaaaaattaaatgaattaaatgaattgaaaatatgaattggTATCTATAAAACATTAATCCATTCTGCTTTGGacggaaaatattaaaaataaaatcttaaattttcactattacttttattcactagatacttttatttatcagaaaagactattttgaaatttagatCCCATGTtcgattaaagattttatgcttaatattaattaattttattaatattaattgtttaatagtaATTGCTTAatgttaattgttttttttttgcataattttttattaacttgtcAATCTTCcagttcttttaaaattttaaaattttatttttagattgtcttaatttataatagtaagTTGAGGTCCTATatggttttttttatatggtttttttttatatggttTTTCTTCCCATCATGCGTATGAgagtagaataaaatattatatcagtacataaaaatgatagttcataaaaaaaaaatgagtcagaaagcaatttttatgaaaatttatttttaagatgtaaatttatgtaaaaagatatgtcataatgtgatataaatatttttaagaatcgtaatcttaaaaaacaatttaattaaataaataaattaaatattttaaatatttttatatcgagtttcatttcgaatttttcatgaatatttgaaaaatatgtattttacatttatatctatttaacatatttcaaaaacatatttcactttttctttatttattgttagtaCTGAAACTTTCATGGaatcaatttacaatattattaaaatcgaatttatagTGATAgcataactttataaataaaaaaacatccggacaaatttagataattagtTATTAGTGAATAGAAAGAAACCTATTCAATCAGAAAAATCCAAGGAAATAGATTTTTTCGactaaattgttttaatctattcgttttaatctaattaaattttagtattcatatataataaattattaaattattcatcgttcgattaatttaatttattttattctccttctaatagaattttaaaaatcacaatattcattttttaatatttcaatcttttcttatatttatgtatttatacttAGAATAtcataagtattaaaaatatattaaaataacattctcAATATGAGAATGtttatcttttacattttataaaactttatattcataactttatatttttatttattatagttttttctatttattcttacatctatacatataaattttataaagttttgtaacaagttttatattcataattttatacatttatatttcacttcttttttaagaagctttaaactttatataaatattaatcttatttatatataatactttttttaatttttatgtttagtctattatattaatgttgtTCGtacatagatttttaaatacttttttagcAATCACATTAGATACACACATTAGATACTTTTTAGCaatctttctatttcttttatacattatatatcattttttaaataatctttcttttattccttccttctttcttcttttctttttacctgaaaattctttttttttcttttttattttttattctattttgaatctttattattgaatccttttaaaaatctttcaattttttattgtctttttcttggatttttctttcttattgttcatttctttttttgtctttaataataaaaaaattacttacattattgttcttatttaatatatttaatatataatatatataatatataatgtttctagaaattttgtagatccaatattttcaatttttaatttcttaatttttatttttttataattctacttttattttgcattttttctttgtaaagttgactatttttgttttttagctgatatttttaaatctatttccttcaaattttctaaatttattatttacttatggATTATATTGattgtgatatatataatacatatgtatactttttttatagttgtaatatctaatatatatatatacaattataatatatataatatattatatatattatatattatatatatatatatatatatatatataatatattatatatattatatattatatatatatatatatatatatatatatatatatatattatacataatatatcatatatattatattatatatatattatattatatatatatatatatatatatataatataatatatatatataatatattatatatattatattatatatataatatatatatatatatacatatatacgtgtacatataatatattatatattagaaagtattgaataatcttcttttttatttcttcttttttcttctttttgaagaattctttagtcttaaaaatattctttagtCTTCGCCATTCTATCATAAATCTAAAAGTGATACATCTGATTTACGTATATAAGCCATATTCttcaatgattttttgtaTTGATGATTTCttgtatcatttatataattataattgtatattacaaggattaaaatatctcataataatttttttttcagtttaataatttttaaaatttctcttaaagatattttcttttatatataaagatatttcatttatatctacattcattatttatcatatcatttcTATGCCATTTCTTCtgttttcttcgtttattatttgtctctaattatttttttgtttgtttatcattccttttttatttcgtttgttGTTTTTAGATTCAGGTTTGtagatttattttccttttcttttttttccttttttttttggcttttatttttttcgtttatttctcatttttattctatatttttttatatatatcttcttattgatttttatttttatttcttctacttttatcatttctattttcatgctttcttttttctttttattttttttctttttctttttctattaaactttctatttctattatcttatatttaaataattacttcgttttttttataaataataaaacatatcgTTAGTGTTACCCATTTttggttattattttaatttgaaaataagtatagtattatagttatttttaattaattaaatctgtaTCTAAATACAATAACTCTTTTATTCgcgtaattatattaataatttttatattataaataagtttttttttttaattttcatttcaaattaattgaattctttttttaatttcttgattaatctttctcattcaaaaatttatgaaaaagttgatattttcttttcttcttgcttttaatattttatttatatcttttcttctataaaagataagtaaattatatcaaatcttattattttccaatgaattttttatattgataataaatttatataattttaaaaaatttctctattgttttattaagactattttttttaaaatttatcatattatacataaacaatattcatttaaGGATAgccatttaaatctttttcatttgtaatataaaaaatatattttaaaattatatatttttcatataatttatgatatttcaaaacaaataacttacaaaaaatatttttttttcaaaattatttttttaaattttcaaaattatcaatattttttcgtataagtatatattttttttgtttacttattgtagttgatgataaaaaaaattctgagatAATAACATAACTTCGAAATaacttttgattttcaaaattgaaattatatatgaaatttattttcaatatttatatttatttattttcaatcttaataGTGAGAGTTTATGAAATGTAAGTAAACATAATCTAAAATcagactattattattattaaatttataaatgatatatcattactttttttaattataatattatgttaaatagtaaaaaatgatgtcctatattaaaagaaatatttaaaaaataaagataaaataattagaatttatagttgtaaatttcaataccattgaaaaatcattagaatttatcatttttaccaTTGATCATTtcaatatgtatatctatagagagatattatttattatttttgagcaTTTGACAATATTGTAACTCAAAAAGATAGTAATATAtggtttacaattattatatatttaataataatagtgattagattttatagataatatttacttgtatatgcataaattttcactgttaatttaatttaatttctataaaaaagaattttggtatataatttcaattttaagatttaaaaatcactTTAAAGTCATgtcattaatatctttaaatattttaatatcaattattataatatcaatatgtaaaggaaacaaaatatatacttatatatgaaaaaatactgataactttaaaactaaaaactttgaaaaaaataactttgaaaaaaatattctttgcaagctattcatttttattcatattatgtattttataggaaaaattctttaaaaaataatataataaattatttattataataatataataatataataatatataatataatataatataatataatataatataatataatataatatattataataaataatacattgttTGGTTCTCGGAATTCGtagaattgattatttagcaaataataaaaacatcttGTAACATTTGATAActcaaaataatgtttatttaaataattaaaaaataatattacatataaatatattgtataatgtataacaatattattatacatatgaaTGTCTGAAATCGtacaaaattccaaattcgtGTAATGTTCCAAAAATCTGTAATGTTCGTTATTCTGAATTCatgagtttttatttatcatatttatcatatatttataaaaaattatatgtacagtctatttatcattttatatctttcaatttttattcagtcAAATTTTTCGTTAGGAAGGAAAACCTAGTTTCAATGGAAGAATCTAAATCTGAAGatgaatctatttttttccatctatgtttagataaaagataaaaagttttGTTCTTATATGgatcaattaaaatactaattttcattattattattatgttgtgtccaatccataaatatttcaagttcttaattataaaaataagattaaaagaatgtcaaaattaatattattaaaaataaatcaaaaatcaaatatattctcaaaaataataaagattttcgattgcatcataaatttaaaaatataagaatagtccgaacaataaaaaaatttttttctaaaaaaaattatacattaatttccaaaaaattcaagaaatgttactcatttcaattatgaaaaataatataatttatttatttggataCGAAATGTTAAagtctttttttaaacataatattaat contains:
- the LOC727349 gene encoding RNA-binding protein 1 isoform X5; the encoded protein is MVTKMSRYREWDLSCKVYVGNLGNSASKHEIESAFSKYGPLRNVWVARNPPGFAFVEFEDPRDAEDAVRGLDGTRCCGTRVRVEMSSGRSRRGGGGRRPGPRYSRSRSRSPRRRSLGRYPRSCSRSPRRSPICRYSSLNPR
- the LOC727349 gene encoding RNA-binding protein 1 isoform X1; the protein is MVTKMSRYREWDLSCKVYVGNLGNSASKHEIESAFSKYGPLRNVWVARNPPGFAFVEFEDPRDAEDAVRGLDGTRCCGTRVRVEMSSGRSRRGGGGRRPGPRYSRSRSRSPRRRSLGRYPRSCSRSPRRSPICRYSRSRSRSPRRRSLTRSRSRDRRSRSDSRDRR
- the LOC727349 gene encoding RNA-binding protein 1 isoform X2, encoding MSRYREWDLSCKVYVGNLGNSASKHEIESAFSKYGPLRNVWVARNPPGFAFVEFEDPRDAEDAVRGLDGTRCCGTRVRVEMSSGRSRRGGGGRRPGPRYSRSRSRSPRRRSLGRYPRSCSRSPRRSPICRYSRSRSRSPRRRSLTRSRSRDRRSRSDSRDRR
- the LOC727349 gene encoding RNA-binding protein 1 isoform X3 yields the protein MVTKMSRYREWDLSCKVYVGNLGNSASKHEIESAFSKYGPLRNVWVARNPPGFAFVEFEDPRDAEDAVRGLDGTRCCGTRVRVEMSSGRSRRGGGGRRPGPRYSRSRSRSPRRRSLGRYPRSRSRSPRRRSLTRSRSRDRRSRSDSRDRR
- the LOC727349 gene encoding RNA-binding protein 1 isoform X4, which translates into the protein MSRYREWDLSCKVYVGNLGNSASKHEIESAFSKYGPLRNVWVARNPPGFAFVEFEDPRDAEDAVRGLDGTRCCGTRVRVEMSSGRSRRGGGGRRPGPRYSRSRSRSPRRRSLGRYPRSRSRSPRRRSLTRSRSRDRRSRSDSRDRR
- the LOC727349 gene encoding RNA-binding protein 1 isoform X6 encodes the protein MVTKMSRYREWDLSCKVYVGNLGNSASKHEIESAFSKYGPLRNVWVARNPPGFAFVEFEDPRDAEDAVRGLDGTRCCGTRVRVEMSSGRSRRGGGGRRPGPRYSRSRSRSPRRRSLTRSRSRDRRSRSDSRDRR